In Methanothermococcus thermolithotrophicus DSM 2095, one DNA window encodes the following:
- the truA gene encoding tRNA pseudouridine(38-40) synthase TruA has product MYILKIAYDGRYSFQKQPHKNTVCDVLMDTLEECNYLNDGRIIYYGGRTDKGVSALGNFVVVDLKKEPILSHIYSKLKGKGVWVLGYQEIDEIPAVNYRHYRYILPNEGHDIELMKKASKKLIGTHSFHNLSRKDKSKERDPIRTIYDIKLSENEYFITIDIVGKSFLWNMVRRMVSVLSKVGKKEIENWDEYLNKILSKEHREGVSPAPAEGLILVDANVSLNYIYDNYVLKRFKEEWKETWRKSVMTMGICKTIDATI; this is encoded by the coding sequence AAAAGCAGCCCCATAAAAATACAGTTTGTGATGTATTAATGGATACACTTGAAGAGTGTAATTATTTAAACGATGGGAGAATTATATACTACGGAGGAAGAACCGACAAAGGGGTGTCTGCACTTGGAAACTTTGTAGTTGTTGATTTGAAAAAAGAGCCAATTTTATCACATATTTACTCAAAATTAAAAGGAAAAGGCGTTTGGGTACTAGGATATCAAGAGATAGACGAAATCCCGGCGGTAAATTATAGACATTATAGGTATATACTACCAAACGAAGGCCACGATATTGAACTGATGAAAAAAGCTTCAAAGAAACTTATAGGAACTCATTCATTTCACAATCTATCTAGAAAGGACAAAAGCAAAGAAAGAGATCCAATAAGAACAATATATGATATTAAATTAAGTGAGAACGAATATTTCATTACAATTGATATAGTTGGAAAAAGCTTTTTATGGAATATGGTTAGAAGGATGGTTTCTGTTCTGTCCAAGGTCGGTAAAAAAGAAATTGAAAACTGGGACGAATATCTAAATAAAATTTTGAGTAAAGAACACAGAGAAGGTGTTTCTCCCGCCCCTGCAGAAGGGCTGATATTGGTAGATGCAAATGTTAGTTTAAACTACATCTATGATAATTACGTCCTAAAAAGGTTTAAAGAAGAATGGAAAGAAACCTGGAGAAAGAGTGTAATGACTATGGGAATCTGTAAAACCATTGATGCAACTATTTAA
- a CDS encoding MarC family protein, with protein sequence MDYQFVLLAFTSLFAIINPVGLVPIYVALTSQYTHEEKLKIIKKTTMATLLILVTFALMGKYILLFFGISIQAFSIAGGILLFTISLDMLHGKISGVRHSKTEQEAATELDDIAVIPLAMPLLAGPGAITSVIVLMTKAQGYNDKLAVLLAIFLCVIAAHVTLKSSEKIEDRLSPIGIKIMTRMMGLILAAISVQMMLGGIKEIFF encoded by the coding sequence ATGGATTATCAATTTGTATTACTGGCATTCACATCATTATTTGCAATAATAAATCCCGTTGGGCTAGTTCCAATATACGTAGCATTAACTTCTCAATACACTCATGAAGAGAAACTTAAAATAATAAAAAAAACCACAATGGCAACTCTCTTAATATTGGTCACCTTTGCACTGATGGGAAAGTATATTCTATTATTTTTTGGAATATCCATTCAGGCATTTAGCATAGCAGGGGGAATATTGTTATTCACTATTTCATTAGATATGCTTCATGGGAAAATTTCAGGAGTTAGGCATTCAAAAACAGAACAGGAAGCTGCAACAGAATTGGATGATATAGCAGTCATCCCTCTTGCAATGCCATTATTGGCAGGTCCCGGAGCCATAACTTCAGTAATAGTCCTAATGACAAAAGCGCAGGGCTATAATGATAAATTAGCAGTCCTCTTAGCAATATTCCTTTGTGTTATTGCTGCCCATGTGACTTTAAAATCATCGGAGAAAATAGAAGATAGACTAAGTCCAATAGGAATTAAAATAATGACAAGAATGATGGGGTTAATATTGGCCGCTATATCTGTCCAAATGATGTTGGGAGGAATTAAAGAAATATTCTTTTAA
- a CDS encoding mechanosensitive ion channel family protein: MTILDAIYLGNPLKNYILFLVFIFLGVFFGKLVRIITTKYLRALAGKTKTKFDDILLDALDMPLIILIFAGFFWYGLNYLVLPQKIGILANEAINVVVTLSGVWFLVKFVDDFIIEFIAPLAEKSETKLDDHVIPPLRKLVRILIIVIGFLVMLDNIGYDITTLLAGLGIGGLAVALASKETVENFIAGILIIMDKPFGMGDWIKFGSSEGIVEEVGIRSTRIRTFDDSLIVVPNANILRTEIENFSAMRKRRVLINIGLTYDTPVEKLKRAKEIIKNILDEHRGVILPIRITFKEFGDFSLNIRVEYFIRNFGFDYYLNTIDEINLKIKEEFEKEGIEMAFPTQTVYLKKDD; encoded by the coding sequence ATGACGATACTGGATGCCATATATCTGGGAAATCCACTAAAAAATTATATTTTATTTTTGGTTTTCATTTTTTTAGGGGTATTTTTTGGAAAACTTGTTAGAATTATAACTACAAAATATTTAAGAGCTCTTGCAGGTAAGACAAAAACAAAATTTGATGACATACTTTTAGATGCACTCGATATGCCCTTAATAATTTTGATTTTTGCAGGATTTTTCTGGTATGGTTTAAACTATCTAGTTCTCCCACAAAAGATTGGAATTCTAGCTAATGAGGCTATTAACGTTGTTGTTACATTATCTGGAGTTTGGTTTCTTGTTAAGTTTGTTGATGATTTTATTATCGAATTCATCGCCCCACTTGCAGAAAAGTCGGAAACTAAGTTAGATGATCATGTAATTCCTCCTTTGAGGAAGTTAGTGAGGATTTTAATTATAGTAATAGGTTTTTTGGTGATGTTGGATAATATTGGTTACGATATAACAACACTCCTTGCAGGATTGGGTATTGGAGGTTTGGCGGTAGCACTGGCATCAAAGGAAACTGTGGAGAATTTTATTGCAGGGATTTTGATTATAATGGATAAGCCATTTGGCATGGGGGACTGGATAAAATTTGGGAGCTCCGAAGGAATTGTGGAGGAAGTAGGCATTAGAAGCACAAGAATTAGGACATTTGATGATAGTTTAATTGTGGTTCCAAATGCGAACATTCTAAGAACAGAGATTGAAAATTTCTCTGCAATGAGAAAGAGAAGGGTTTTGATTAATATTGGTCTAACATACGATACTCCAGTTGAAAAATTGAAGAGAGCCAAAGAAATAATTAAAAACATTTTAGATGAGCACCGCGGAGTTATACTGCCTATAAGAATAACATTTAAAGAGTTTGGGGATTTTTCTCTGAACATAAGGGTAGAATACTTTATCAGAAATTTTGGTTTTGATTACTACTTAAATACAATAGATGAAATAAACCTGAAAATAAAGGAAGAATTTGAAAAAGAAGGTATTGAAATGGCATTCCCGACTCAGACGGTATATCTAAAGAAGGATGATTAA
- a CDS encoding tyrosine--tRNA ligase — MIEDILKNALEVVSVEELKEVINKKEKKAYIGFEPSGKIHLGHYLQIKKMIDLQNAGFEVIILLADLHAYLNQKGTMEEIRELAEYNKRVFEAMGLNATYIYGSEFQLEREYTLDVYQLALKTTLKRARRSMEVIARDDDNPKVAEVVYPLMQVNDIKHLGVDVAVGGMEQRKIHMLAREVLPSMGFRAPVCIHNPVLTGLDGEGKMSSSKGNFIAVDDEPNTIKSKIKKAYCPIKVVEGNPIMEIAKYYLEYPVTVKRPEKFGGDVTFNSYEELESAYIEGLHPMDLKNVVSEEIIKILTPIRERLNK, encoded by the coding sequence ATGATTGAGGATATTTTAAAAAACGCTTTAGAAGTTGTATCAGTTGAAGAACTAAAGGAAGTAATAAACAAGAAAGAAAAAAAGGCATATATAGGTTTTGAGCCCAGTGGAAAAATACATCTGGGGCACTACCTTCAAATTAAGAAGATGATAGATTTACAAAATGCAGGTTTTGAAGTTATTATACTGTTAGCTGACTTACACGCCTACCTGAACCAGAAAGGAACAATGGAAGAAATAAGGGAATTGGCAGAATACAACAAAAGAGTATTTGAAGCCATGGGTTTAAATGCTACCTATATTTACGGTAGTGAATTCCAACTTGAAAGGGAATACACATTGGACGTATATCAACTTGCATTAAAAACCACATTAAAAAGAGCGAGAAGAAGTATGGAAGTTATAGCAAGGGACGATGATAACCCGAAAGTTGCAGAAGTGGTTTACCCCCTCATGCAGGTGAACGACATTAAACACTTAGGTGTTGATGTGGCAGTTGGAGGAATGGAACAGAGAAAGATCCACATGCTTGCAAGGGAAGTTTTACCAAGTATGGGATTCAGAGCTCCGGTTTGTATACATAACCCAGTACTTACTGGGTTAGATGGGGAAGGTAAAATGTCATCTTCAAAAGGAAACTTTATAGCAGTAGATGATGAACCAAATACAATAAAATCAAAGATAAAAAAGGCATACTGTCCAATTAAAGTTGTTGAAGGTAACCCTATAATGGAAATCGCAAAGTACTATTTGGAATATCCGGTTACCGTAAAAAGACCTGAAAAATTCGGTGGAGATGTAACTTTTAACAGCTATGAAGAATTAGAATCAGCATATATTGAGGGTTTACATCCTATGGACTTAAAAAACGTAGTTTCTGAGGAAATCATAAAAATTTTAACGCCTATAAGGGAAAGGCTGAATAAATAG
- a CDS encoding DUF2067 family protein encodes MKRVITVKGSNKEIMEICDEISKMNIDCAIETKKASYSEDIDASENIIRIKIYGYDRNKMVENHKDILNLINRIHKKYSADSRGFYEYRLSDLKVPINKELIIDTLEALKINFKYIKDENLIKCPVEIQELNKILEELHAINSELNFMNIGSKPVKNVIVLASYMTGRAVEDIIDECLEKEFFREEDERIVLNKDINLVKKHLLEGNNE; translated from the coding sequence ATGAAAAGGGTTATTACTGTAAAGGGATCTAACAAAGAAATCATGGAAATATGTGATGAAATATCTAAGATGAACATTGACTGTGCCATTGAAACAAAAAAAGCAAGTTATTCAGAAGATATCGATGCCAGTGAAAATATAATAAGAATAAAAATATATGGTTACGATAGAAACAAAATGGTTGAAAATCATAAGGATATTTTAAATTTAATAAACAGAATACATAAAAAATATAGTGCAGATTCTCGAGGCTTTTATGAATATAGATTGAGTGATCTGAAAGTTCCTATAAACAAGGAGCTAATAATTGACACCCTTGAAGCTTTAAAAATTAATTTTAAATACATAAAGGATGAAAACTTAATTAAGTGCCCAGTTGAAATACAAGAACTTAACAAGATTTTAGAAGAGCTCCATGCCATAAACTCAGAGCTCAATTTTATGAACATTGGATCCAAACCTGTAAAAAATGTCATTGTATTAGCATCCTACATGACTGGAAGAGCTGTTGAAGATATTATTGATGAATGTCTTGAAAAAGAATTTTTCAGGGAAGAAGACGAAAGAATTGTATTAAACAAAGACATTAATCTAGTTAAAAAACATTTGTTAGAGGGAAACAATGAGTGA
- a CDS encoding DNA-directed RNA polymerase subunit L translates to MSEFIKIIHKTENDIELELLNEDHSLCNVLKDILLEKDGVLMASYAIDHPVLDPETGRYISNPKLIIKTSEGVNAEEVLKDVLKEVIGLCNQVLEDL, encoded by the coding sequence ATGAGTGAGTTTATAAAAATAATCCATAAAACAGAAAATGATATTGAACTAGAATTATTAAATGAAGACCATTCCTTATGTAATGTTCTAAAAGACATTTTATTAGAGAAAGATGGAGTTTTAATGGCCTCCTATGCTATAGACCATCCAGTTTTAGATCCTGAAACTGGTAGGTACATTTCCAATCCAAAGTTAATTATTAAGACCTCAGAAGGAGTTAATGCAGAAGAAGTTCTAAAGGATGTTCTAAAGGAAGTAATAGGGTTATGTAATCAAGTTTTAGAAGACTTATAA